In a genomic window of Thalassotalea piscium:
- the gorA gene encoding glutathione-disulfide reductase: MTQHFDFLAIGAGSGGIASANRAARLGKKAAVIEAKAIGGTCVNVGCVPKKAMWYAGQIADALHYAPDYGFNAPLKSFDWQKLIANREAYIKRIHAAYERGFASNGVTVIEGFGKFINKNTVEVNGQRYTADHICIATGGKPSIPNIEGAEFGIDSDGFFALEQQPKSAAVIGAGYIAVELAGVLHALGSETHLLVRKEKPLRSFDTMLTDTLVEQMAKHGPTLHCHSTPKRIEKNGDLFTIHLENGNTIGPVETVIWAIGRTPATENLALDAAEVATNEHGYIPTDKYQNTNVKGIYAVGDNTGRVQLTPVAVAAGRRLCERIFNNKPYEHLDYTNIATVVFSHPVIGTIGLTEQEAIETYGEEQVKVYNSQFTALYQAMTEEYRDPTRMKLVCVGKEEKIVGIHSIGFGSDELLQGFSVAMKMGATKADFDNTVAIHPTSAEEFVTMT, encoded by the coding sequence ATGACTCAACATTTTGATTTTCTCGCAATTGGCGCAGGCAGTGGCGGAATTGCCTCTGCAAATAGAGCCGCAAGGCTTGGTAAAAAAGCTGCGGTAATTGAAGCTAAAGCTATAGGTGGTACTTGTGTTAACGTAGGCTGTGTACCTAAAAAGGCCATGTGGTATGCAGGTCAAATTGCCGATGCCCTTCATTATGCCCCAGATTACGGTTTTAACGCACCATTAAAAAGTTTTGATTGGCAAAAGCTCATTGCCAACAGAGAAGCTTATATTAAACGTATTCATGCAGCCTATGAAAGAGGTTTTGCTAGCAATGGTGTAACTGTTATTGAAGGTTTTGGTAAATTTATTAATAAGAATACCGTAGAAGTCAATGGTCAACGTTATACCGCTGATCATATTTGTATCGCTACAGGAGGTAAACCGAGTATACCTAACATTGAAGGTGCAGAATTTGGTATAGATTCTGATGGTTTTTTCGCACTAGAACAACAACCCAAAAGCGCTGCCGTAATTGGCGCTGGTTATATTGCCGTAGAACTCGCAGGTGTTTTACATGCGCTCGGCAGTGAAACTCACTTATTAGTGCGTAAAGAAAAGCCATTAAGATCATTTGACACTATGTTAACAGATACCTTAGTCGAGCAAATGGCTAAGCATGGGCCAACATTACATTGCCATAGTACGCCTAAACGCATTGAAAAAAATGGTGACTTATTCACAATTCACTTAGAAAATGGCAACACAATTGGCCCTGTTGAAACTGTAATTTGGGCAATTGGCCGCACGCCTGCAACCGAAAACCTTGCACTTGACGCAGCAGAAGTAGCAACAAATGAACATGGGTATATTCCTACTGATAAATACCAAAACACTAACGTAAAAGGAATATACGCCGTTGGTGATAACACCGGCCGCGTTCAATTAACGCCTGTTGCCGTAGCAGCTGGTCGAAGGCTATGTGAGCGCATTTTTAACAATAAACCATACGAACACTTAGACTACACAAATATTGCAACCGTGGTTTTTAGCCACCCTGTTATAGGCACCATTGGCTTAACCGAGCAAGAGGCAATAGAAACTTACGGTGAAGAGCAAGTGAAAGTATACAATTCACAGTTTACAGCGCTTTATCAAGCAATGACTGAAGAGTATCGAGACCCTACTCGTATGAAACTAGTCTGTGTTGGCAAAGAAGAAAAAATTGTCGGTATTCACAGTATTGGTTTTGGTAGTGACGAATTACTGCAAGGTTTTTCAGTTGCAATGAAAATGGGCGCTACAAAAGCTGATTTTGATAACACTGTCGCTATACATCCAACGTCTGCTGAAGAATTTGTTACTATGACATAG